In Neosynechococcus sphagnicola sy1, one DNA window encodes the following:
- a CDS encoding HEAT repeat domain-containing protein — protein MSDTLSSLIRAVELANSSGELVKAVRNLAATRLEGAVPSLIAVLNYNNPGAAVAAVDGLVQIGEPAVSALLEQLDQNNYTARSWAIRALAGIGDPRGLLTLFGGSNR, from the coding sequence ATGTCTGATACTCTTTCTTCCCTCATTCGTGCAGTAGAGCTAGCTAATTCTTCCGGCGAACTAGTCAAAGCGGTTCGGAATTTAGCTGCAACTCGATTGGAAGGAGCGGTTCCTTCGCTGATTGCCGTGCTCAACTACAACAATCCGGGTGCAGCTGTGGCGGCAGTTGATGGCTTGGTGCAGATTGGAGAGCCTGCTGTATCCGCATTGCTGGAGCAACTTGATCAGAACAACTATACTGCTCGCTCCTGGGCAATCCGGGCCTTGGCAGGAATTGGGGATCCCAGAGGATTG